The segment GACTGGAAGTCGGCAGCAAAGTTGTTGGAATCAATGACCCTTATACCGATGATCCCGAAGTGGATATGGAAATTGTGGGGATTTTTGAAGTAGTGGCTGACAAGAACGATGAGGCCACAATGTATGATGCGTCTACCATGTGGGATTTTTCCAACTATGCCTTTTGTAGCAAAGCTGCGATGGAGGCAATGTGTGTAAATTATGGTGATGGCAACAAAATTCAAGAGGTAGATTTCTATGTAACTGACGCAGCACAGTTAGAGAGCGTGATAAACGAAGTACAGAGCATTTCTTCTATCAACTGGAACAACTTTATTGTTATAGCCAACGATGAAGTGTATCAGAACATTTCAAGTTCTCTCTCTGACACAACCGCTTTGGTTACGACGCTGATTATTGTCATTACTGCTGTGAGCATGGTTTTGATAATTCTCATTCTCTCCATGTCCATCCGCAGCCGCAAAAGAGAAACCGGGATTTTGCTGGCGGTAGGTATTGCCAAGCCTGCGGTCATTCTCCAATATGTGCTGGAAACCCTGCTGATTGCAGTGGTGGCCTTCCCACTGGCGTACCTATCGAGCAAGCAGGTTGCCGGCGCCCTGGGTACGCTGTTCGGCAAAGCGGCGGAGAATGTCATCGTCACGCCGGAGCATTTCATACTGGTGGCTATCGTGGGCGGCGTTCTGCTGGTGGCGGCGGTGCTGGTGTCCAGTATCTCGACCATGCGGTTAAAGCCCAAGCAGATTTTGTCGCAGATGGAATAAGACCATCCACCCCCTAAAATAACGAAATGAGGTAATCACTATGAGTATCATGGAAATCAAACAAGTGGGATATTCCTACGATAATAAAAAGAAAGTCTTAAAAGGCGTCAATGCCGAAATGGAACAGGGTAAACTCTACGCCATCCTGGGGCCTTCCGGCTGTGGCAAAACCACCCTGCTCTCCTTGATCGGCGGCCTGGACAGCCCCGGCAGCGGTCAAATCTACTTCGATGGGCAGGACATTGCCAAGACGGGGCTTTCCGACCATCGGAAAAACCATGTGGCGTTTATCTTCCAGGCGTATAACCTCATTGACTACTTGACTCCTACGGAGAATGTGTCGCTGACTTCCAAGCTGCCGCCGCTGCCCATTTTGGAGCGGCTGGGGCTTACGAAAGAGGAATCGAAGCGCAATGTGCTGAAACTCTCCGGCGGCCAGCAGCAGCGGGTGGCTATCGCCCGTGCCCTGGCAAGCGAGGCCCCGGTGATCCTGGCCGATGAGCCTACCGGCAATCTGGACGAGGACACCGCCCAGGACATCACGGATATTCTCAAAGAGAGCGCCCACAAGATGAACAAGTGCGTGGTGGTCGTTACCCACTCCAATGAGCTGGCGAAGCAGGCCGATGTGGTGTTCCGGCTGAAAAAGGGTGAGCTGCAGGTGCTGGAGCGCGTTCAGGACGGAGCCGCCCAGCCCCAATCCCGCAGAAACAACGCTCCCCGCAGTGAAAGGAGGGCAAAATGATGGAGATAGACAGCAATCCAATCACGAAACCCTCGAAAAAGGGAACGATCCTTTCCGCAGTTTTTTATGCTCTTGCGGCGGTGCTGCTGATTACAGCCTTTGTCTCTCTGGTGGCCTGCCATCAAAATATCTCCCGGCAGCTTGAGCAGGGCGTCCCTGTGCAGGGAAATGAACTGGCTATTGTGAATCTTTATCTTACAAGCTGTGTGCAGTATTTCGCCCTTGCCGGTGCCATGGTGTTTTGCGGCAAGGCTGCCCGTAGGGTGCTGGCGATTCAGAGCGAAGTGCCGGTACAGGTTACTCCCTATATGCTCAATCCCCCGGTAGAGGCCACCGGTTCCGATTATGCCGAGGAAGTGGAGCCGGAGGAGGACGATACAGATTTTGAGGCTTGGGGATTTCGGGAAAAGGGAGAATAATAAATCGACTGTAAAGTAGAATAGCACAGATTCTTTTTTATCGACATTGAGGGGGTGATAGTGTGGGAAATTTTGCAGTATTCGATTTATCAGAGTCCGGTGAAAAAATAGGCAGGAAACTTTTTGCCCTTCTCACAAGAACACAGCAAAAAGATCTGGAGCATTTTATTTCAGAAAGCAAAAATTCTGAATCTGATAGTGTCCTCTCGCCATGCTATCCTGCCTTTTATGGTCAGTATTCCATTTCCAAGCAATCGGATCAGCCAATGACGGAAATTCAAGAAGGCGATTTATATTTCTGCTTGGAGCAGCGCCTTGTTACTGTCCGAGGCCAGATAATTCCGCTGACAGTTAAGGAGTTTGAAATTTTTGCCTTACTTATACAAAATCCAAAACGGGTATTCACCTATGAAATGCTTCTGGATTTAGTATGGCATGAGGACTACACCTACTATTCTCGGAAAGCAATTAACAACCATATAAGCAACCTGCGAAAGAAAATCAGAATTGCTCCGGATCTGCCGGACTATGTAAAAAGCGTGTACGGTGTAGGCTATAAATTCGATATATGAAAAAGGAAGCTGCAGAGCAATTAACAACTCTGCAGCTTTCTTTTTGAAGATTTTTTAGCGTCCACAGGACGCGTGGCCGTCACCGAAGGTGGCGATCTTGGGGGCTTGGGGGCTATCCCTCAACAAGCATTTTGGCCGGTGCAATCCGGCCAAAATCGCAAAACATGTATATGTTTGCATTGCTTGCCAATTTCTCGTACCCCGTATTTTCGCACTGCTTTCCCAAAGTAGCTACCTGTTTTCCAAATTCTTTGAACGCCTGTATTCCAGCGGCGATAGTCCAAACTGTCTTTTGAATACGGCTGCAAATTTCCCCTGATTGGAGTAGCCAACCTGCTCTGATATTTCGGCAATCGGACGCTTTGTGGCAGAGAGAAGTCTGGCGGCTTCATTCATGCGGATTTCTCGCAGCCAAGTAGATATATTTTGACCATATACGCCTCTAAAATAATTTTTCAGGCTGGTTTCACTGACCGAAAAGCGTTCTGCAATCTGCCTTACAGGGATGTGCTGGCGAAGGTCATCTGACAGAATTTTTGCTGTCCTTTTTGCAAGCTCCACTTGCGTTTCCGTGTAGAAGCCGCAGGTTTTCGGAGGCCGGATTTCCATGTTGAGAAGCCGGTGGATAAGTTCAAGCGTATAGATTTGCAAATGGAAGGCAGACGGTCTTTCCGAAAGCCGCCAGAGTTTTTGAAATATATTTTCCAGTTCGCTGTCCGCTTCGTTGATATATGTTTTATGGTTCGCGCAATAGTTTTCTTCCAAGCGCATGAGATCAATCGAAAAAGATTTCATCAATTCGCCGCAGGACTGTAATAGGAGCGAAAGGTCAAAGTATATTTTTATGCCCTGATATTGCCGTGTGGGAAAGATGTACTCTTTCTGCGCTGTCTGCCCACTGATACAAAAGTCGTTTTCCTTTAGGTAAATGTATGAGCCATCATCGAGAAGCAGTTCACTTCTGCCGGAAATACAATAGTTTATCAATAATGGCCTTAACTCTGAGTTGGCTTCTGACTCCGGCCACACAGGAGCATTTACAAAAATAAAAGCTAATGTCAGGCCCGGAAAGAGCGTATGGAATGTCATGCGCCCTTTACCATTTGCCTGATCTAATAGTAGTTCGCTGCTATTTGGACTG is part of the Clostridium sp. M62/1 genome and harbors:
- a CDS encoding ABC transporter permease, which gives rise to MNLGIRAILYSARKWKKTLLVFFLLLAITTLVLSGLAIADAQEEQAEELRGVTGTSFTVERNLSTGGWTSGNGGSYSTQEFISDEMLQEIASVDGIAGYDASIVSMPYYFKETGDSVVTTGYTNSFYTYGSINTEYNDLFVSGRFELVEGSHITEDMTNGLIISRERAEQNGLEVGSKVVGINDPYTDDPEVDMEIVGIFEVVADKNDEATMYDASTMWDFSNYAFCSKAAMEAMCVNYGDGNKIQEVDFYVTDAAQLESVINEVQSISSINWNNFIVIANDEVYQNISSSLSDTTALVTTLIIVITAVSMVLIILILSMSIRSRKRETGILLAVGIAKPAVILQYVLETLLIAVVAFPLAYLSSKQVAGALGTLFGKAAENVIVTPEHFILVAIVGGVLLVAAVLVSSISTMRLKPKQILSQME
- a CDS encoding ABC transporter ATP-binding protein, with amino-acid sequence MSIMEIKQVGYSYDNKKKVLKGVNAEMEQGKLYAILGPSGCGKTTLLSLIGGLDSPGSGQIYFDGQDIAKTGLSDHRKNHVAFIFQAYNLIDYLTPTENVSLTSKLPPLPILERLGLTKEESKRNVLKLSGGQQQRVAIARALASEAPVILADEPTGNLDEDTAQDITDILKESAHKMNKCVVVVTHSNELAKQADVVFRLKKGELQVLERVQDGAAQPQSRRNNAPRSERRAK
- a CDS encoding helix-turn-helix transcriptional regulator, giving the protein MKGAKQLRDMIYSILENSNSVSGVTLKNSPNSSELLLDQANGKGRMTFHTLFPGLTLAFIFVNAPVWPESEANSELRPLLINYCISGRSELLLDDGSYIYLKENDFCISGQTAQKEYIFPTRQYQGIKIYFDLSLLLQSCGELMKSFSIDLMRLEENYCANHKTYINEADSELENIFQKLWRLSERPSAFHLQIYTLELIHRLLNMEIRPPKTCGFYTETQVELAKRTAKILSDDLRQHIPVRQIAERFSVSETSLKNYFRGVYGQNISTWLREIRMNEAARLLSATKRPIAEISEQVGYSNQGKFAAVFKRQFGLSPLEYRRSKNLENR
- a CDS encoding winged helix-turn-helix domain-containing protein, which produces MGNFAVFDLSESGEKIGRKLFALLTRTQQKDLEHFISESKNSESDSVLSPCYPAFYGQYSISKQSDQPMTEIQEGDLYFCLEQRLVTVRGQIIPLTVKEFEIFALLIQNPKRVFTYEMLLDLVWHEDYTYYSRKAINNHISNLRKKIRIAPDLPDYVKSVYGVGYKFDI